The following are encoded together in the Sediminitomix flava genome:
- a CDS encoding SusD/RagB family nutrient-binding outer membrane lipoprotein has protein sequence MRLFNKFVMGVGTAAMLLTSCTEKFEEINQNPNDPENVPTVSLALSASRTLMDDLRDEWAAGRMVLPWVQYWAQVNYTEEDRFQYRQNSNNSMFKSIYTKLMDIERIIEIAEDETLSGSYSLAYGDPNNQVQAARIMKAWVFQLLTDMYGPIPYSSYGAQDEDFNALMAHIGVSNPSYVSQERIYADLLNELKEAAALIDESKDVFDRDIIFKSESATKWKQFANSLRLRIAVQAGDAAAIAEAASADLIMDNGDNAAWYYDGTTTKGAPMYKAYFVSNRTDFAVSKPFIDLLKGKDATNGVVNPFSGMTDPRLFKYAVTVGTDEAAFIGNKVEESTDPADYEGIPYGVSNSVAGAIAMSRVSMPGEQVLAADASEIYMEAAEVYFLLSEINGYDQANYEAGVRASMEKWGVAQADIDAYVAALPAASMETVLTQKYIALYMQPHQAWSEYRRTGYPMHLIKPGQFTGANYADGTAVISDVALGDGNDVMFTPLVDISDVPARLAFPQEEELLNPAGFSQGLELLGGDDAMDTVLPIFKK, from the coding sequence ATGAGACTATTCAATAAATTCGTAATGGGTGTCGGGACTGCAGCAATGTTGCTGACGTCCTGCACCGAGAAGTTCGAGGAAATTAACCAAAACCCTAACGATCCAGAAAATGTACCAACAGTATCTCTTGCTTTGAGTGCTTCAAGAACATTGATGGATGATCTAAGAGATGAATGGGCGGCTGGTCGTATGGTTTTACCTTGGGTTCAGTACTGGGCACAAGTAAACTATACTGAAGAAGATAGATTCCAGTATAGACAAAACTCAAACAACTCAATGTTCAAGAGTATCTATACAAAGTTGATGGATATTGAGCGTATCATTGAGATTGCTGAAGATGAGACTTTGAGTGGATCATACAGCTTGGCATACGGAGATCCTAATAACCAAGTTCAAGCTGCTCGTATCATGAAAGCATGGGTATTCCAATTGCTTACAGATATGTACGGTCCGATTCCTTACTCTTCTTACGGAGCACAAGATGAAGACTTCAACGCTTTGATGGCACATATCGGAGTTTCTAACCCTAGTTATGTTTCTCAAGAACGTATCTATGCAGATCTTTTGAATGAGTTGAAAGAAGCAGCAGCTTTAATTGATGAGTCTAAAGATGTATTTGATCGTGATATCATCTTCAAGAGTGAGTCAGCTACAAAATGGAAGCAATTTGCAAACTCTCTTCGTTTGAGAATTGCTGTTCAAGCAGGAGATGCAGCAGCGATTGCTGAAGCAGCAAGTGCTGATTTGATCATGGATAATGGTGATAATGCAGCTTGGTACTACGATGGAACTACTACAAAAGGTGCTCCAATGTATAAAGCTTACTTTGTAAGTAACCGTACTGACTTTGCAGTATCAAAACCATTCATCGATCTATTGAAAGGTAAAGATGCTACAAATGGAGTAGTTAACCCATTCTCAGGAATGACTGACCCTCGTTTGTTTAAGTATGCTGTAACTGTAGGAACTGATGAAGCTGCGTTTATTGGAAATAAAGTAGAAGAGTCTACTGATCCTGCAGACTACGAAGGTATCCCTTACGGAGTATCAAACTCAGTAGCTGGTGCAATTGCAATGTCAAGAGTATCTATGCCAGGTGAGCAAGTATTGGCGGCTGATGCATCTGAAATTTATATGGAAGCAGCAGAGGTTTATTTCTTGTTATCTGAAATCAACGGATATGATCAAGCAAACTACGAAGCAGGTGTAAGAGCTTCTATGGAAAAATGGGGTGTAGCACAAGCAGATATCGATGCTTATGTAGCAGCACTTCCTGCAGCATCTATGGAAACTGTACTTACTCAAAAGTATATCGCTTTGTATATGCAACCTCATCAAGCATGGTCTGAGTACAGAAGAACAGGATATCCAATGCACTTGATTAAGCCAGGACAATTCACTGGTGCTAACTATGCAGACGGTACTGCTGTAATTTCAGATGTTGCTTTAGGAGATGGAAATGATGTAATGTTCACTCCATTGGTAGATATTTCAGATGTTCCTGCAAGACTTGCTTTCCCTCAAGAAGAAGAATTGTTAAACCCTGCTGGGTTCTCTCAAGGTCTTGAGTTGTTAGGTGGCGATGATGCAATGGATACTGTATTGCCAATCTTTAAGAAGTAA
- a CDS encoding SusC/RagA family TonB-linked outer membrane protein — translation MMRKSLFTMFMLIGAFSMALAQERQVTGAVTDASGEPLPGVAVQVVGTTTGSITSFEGIYTVNVPEGGEQLAFSSVGFVTKTVAIGAQSKIDVTLEEDAEQLEEVVVTALGISRDKASLGYAVQSVDGAKLQESQPSSAMSALSGNVAGVQVSGGGGMMGGSTRVLVRGASSISGNNEPLYVVDGVPLDNSNFNSGDAARGAGGYDYGNMALDINPDDIESMSVLKGPAAAALYGSRAANGVVMITTKKGSAGQKGIGVEINSSVAFEKITRMANLQRQYGGGFGDFSETYNYNGTDYPVAFFAMDESWGPKYEGQQVVQWHNIDMNGNVTGTSAWEAPKNDVEDFFELGVGFKNSVAVVGNNEKGSFRLSYTNQTASGTMPNHELSKNGISLNSSYKLTDKLSAQAVINFMNTETTARPMTGYDGGNVMQQFTQWGQRQLDMERLSNYKNEDGTQRTWNRKSLTDASPKYSDNPYWTRYENYQNDERDRYYGNVGFTYKLTDWLTASGKVYGDMYTFTVNERTAVGSQGQSGFSQLIENFKEFNYEGMLAFNKDLGSDFNLSGNIGINQRHMVRENMYGTTVGGLQLPGVYTLTNSIDPSIVTNSKYEKKVNSVLGSASLGWRNMLYLDLGARNDWSSTLPTENNSFFYPSVTTSFVFSELAALQNLSWLDFGKVRLGAAQVGNDTDPYMLRETYVNTDGVGFDYSVPNTLLAEDLKPEITQSWEVGLEGSLFDNRLTFDATYYENKTKDLITTVALSGASGYYFQMMNAGVMENKGIELQLGGDIVRTSDFNWNVSVNFSKNMNTLLELADGIDNYRMANGPFAVSVNAFVGQSYGAIMGTNYVFHEETGKPIVGEDGRYEVSGTEVLGTVVPDYNLGIRNTFSYKNLDFSFLIDKQEGGSYHSVTHMFGMYSGMLEETAANGVRENGIVLDAVYADGTPNTTAIDATRWGADHYAGPQAQNVFDASYVKLRDVTIGYTFPSSLFDGYVQSLRISAYGRNLAMWGLANDHIDPEMAVTSSGNVQGLEGAALPSTATFGMSLSAKF, via the coding sequence ATGATGAGGAAATCACTTTTTACCATGTTCATGCTAATAGGAGCTTTTTCTATGGCATTGGCACAAGAAAGACAAGTGACAGGTGCTGTCACTGACGCAAGCGGAGAGCCATTACCGGGTGTAGCCGTACAAGTAGTAGGTACAACAACAGGTAGTATTACAAGCTTTGAAGGTATTTACACTGTAAACGTTCCTGAGGGAGGAGAGCAATTAGCTTTTAGTAGTGTAGGTTTTGTAACAAAAACAGTAGCAATTGGTGCTCAATCGAAAATCGATGTTACGCTAGAGGAAGACGCAGAGCAATTAGAAGAAGTAGTAGTAACTGCTTTGGGTATCTCTAGAGATAAAGCTTCATTAGGTTATGCAGTTCAATCTGTAGATGGAGCAAAATTACAAGAGTCTCAACCATCAAGTGCGATGTCAGCACTTTCAGGTAACGTAGCCGGTGTGCAAGTATCTGGTGGTGGAGGTATGATGGGTGGTTCTACACGTGTATTGGTACGTGGAGCTTCATCAATCTCAGGAAACAACGAACCTCTATATGTAGTAGATGGTGTGCCATTAGATAACTCTAACTTCAACTCTGGCGATGCAGCAAGAGGTGCGGGTGGATATGACTATGGTAACATGGCGCTAGATATTAACCCAGATGACATTGAGTCAATGTCAGTATTGAAAGGTCCAGCGGCAGCAGCATTGTACGGTTCACGTGCGGCTAATGGTGTCGTTATGATCACTACTAAAAAAGGATCAGCAGGTCAAAAAGGTATTGGAGTTGAAATCAACTCGTCGGTAGCATTCGAGAAAATTACAAGAATGGCTAACCTACAAAGACAATATGGTGGTGGTTTCGGTGATTTCTCTGAAACTTATAACTATAATGGAACAGATTATCCAGTTGCATTCTTCGCAATGGATGAAAGCTGGGGACCAAAATATGAAGGTCAACAGGTTGTACAATGGCACAACATCGACATGAACGGTAATGTGACAGGAACTTCAGCTTGGGAAGCACCAAAGAATGATGTAGAAGATTTCTTCGAATTAGGTGTAGGATTCAAAAACTCGGTAGCAGTAGTAGGTAACAATGAGAAAGGTTCTTTCCGTTTGTCATACACTAACCAAACTGCTTCTGGTACTATGCCAAACCACGAGCTTTCTAAAAATGGTATTAGCTTGAATAGCTCATACAAATTGACTGATAAATTGTCAGCACAAGCAGTTATCAACTTCATGAATACAGAGACAACTGCTCGTCCAATGACAGGTTATGATGGTGGTAACGTGATGCAACAATTCACGCAGTGGGGACAACGTCAGTTGGATATGGAAAGACTATCTAACTACAAAAACGAAGATGGAACACAAAGAACTTGGAACAGAAAGTCATTGACTGATGCATCTCCAAAGTATTCTGATAACCCTTACTGGACTCGTTACGAGAACTACCAAAATGATGAGCGTGATAGATACTACGGTAACGTAGGTTTCACATATAAATTGACTGACTGGTTAACAGCTTCTGGTAAAGTATATGGAGATATGTATACTTTTACAGTAAACGAAAGAACAGCAGTAGGTTCACAAGGACAATCAGGTTTCTCTCAATTGATTGAGAACTTTAAAGAATTCAACTACGAAGGTATGTTGGCATTCAACAAAGACCTAGGTTCTGATTTCAACTTGTCAGGTAACATTGGTATCAACCAAAGACACATGGTAAGAGAGAACATGTATGGTACTACAGTAGGTGGTCTTCAATTACCAGGTGTATATACTTTGACAAACTCAATTGATCCTTCAATTGTAACAAACTCAAAGTACGAGAAGAAAGTAAACTCTGTATTGGGTAGTGCTTCATTAGGATGGAGAAACATGTTATACCTAGACTTAGGTGCTCGTAATGACTGGTCTTCTACACTTCCTACAGAAAACAATTCATTCTTCTACCCTTCAGTAACAACTTCATTTGTATTCTCTGAATTGGCAGCATTGCAAAACCTATCTTGGTTAGACTTCGGTAAAGTACGTTTAGGTGCTGCGCAAGTAGGTAACGATACTGACCCATACATGTTGAGAGAAACTTATGTAAACACTGACGGTGTAGGTTTCGATTACTCAGTTCCAAATACACTTTTGGCAGAAGACTTGAAACCAGAGATTACTCAATCATGGGAAGTTGGTTTGGAAGGATCGTTGTTCGATAATCGTTTGACTTTCGATGCAACTTACTACGAGAACAAAACAAAAGACTTGATTACAACAGTAGCATTGTCAGGTGCTTCAGGGTACTACTTCCAAATGATGAATGCTGGTGTGATGGAGAATAAAGGTATTGAATTGCAATTGGGTGGTGATATCGTAAGAACTAGCGACTTCAACTGGAATGTAAGTGTGAACTTCTCTAAGAACATGAACACATTGCTTGAGCTAGCGGACGGTATTGATAACTACCGTATGGCAAACGGACCATTCGCAGTATCAGTTAACGCATTCGTTGGACAGTCTTACGGAGCAATCATGGGTACTAACTATGTATTCCACGAAGAAACTGGTAAACCAATTGTAGGAGAAGACGGACGTTACGAAGTGTCAGGTACTGAAGTATTAGGAACAGTAGTTCCAGATTACAACTTGGGTATTAGAAACACATTTAGCTACAAAAACCTTGACTTTAGCTTCTTGATCGATAAGCAAGAAGGTGGTAGCTATCACTCAGTAACGCATATGTTCGGTATGTACTCAGGTATGTTGGAAGAAACTGCTGCAAATGGTGTTCGTGAAAACGGAATTGTATTGGATGCAGTTTATGCTGACGGAACTCCTAATACTACTGCAATAGATGCAACTAGATGGGGTGCTGACCACTACGCTGGTCCTCAAGCACAAAACGTATTCGATGCATCATATGTAAAACTTCGTGATGTAACTATCGGATATACTTTCCCATCGTCATTATTTGACGGATATGTACAATCATTGAGAATTTCAGCTTACGGACGTAACCTTGCAATGTGGGGATTAGCTAATGACCACATCGACCCAGAAATGGCAGTTACTTCAAGTGGTAACGTACAAGGTCTAGAAGGAGCAGCGCTTCCATCGACAGCTACATTCGGTATGAGCTTGTCAGCAAAATTCTAA
- a CDS encoding lipid-binding protein, protein MKKLFLGLALMFSLTSCFEDPEIWDSSVVELAGDWNVRTYDSATGDLVADYGQLLTYNTAANNGDMWLDFVTVLKIGGKSKVSTNGLTFNGDDAVSVTGGQVFKNEGRSKTGIETDSIYMEVVKGADTFIVSGHKRTGFQEDEY, encoded by the coding sequence ATGAAAAAATTATTTTTAGGATTAGCTTTAATGTTTAGCTTAACAAGCTGTTTTGAAGATCCAGAAATCTGGGATAGTTCAGTAGTTGAGCTTGCTGGGGATTGGAATGTTCGTACTTACGATAGTGCAACAGGAGACCTTGTAGCGGATTATGGTCAATTATTAACATACAATACAGCAGCCAATAATGGTGATATGTGGTTGGATTTTGTGACTGTATTGAAAATTGGTGGTAAATCTAAAGTTTCTACGAACGGGTTGACTTTTAATGGAGATGATGCTGTATCTGTTACAGGTGGTCAAGTATTCAAGAATGAAGGTAGATCTAAAACAGGTATTGAAACAGATAGTATTTATATGGAAGTTGTAAAAGGAGCTGATACATTTATCGTTTCAGGTCATAAACGTACAGGATTCCAAGAGGATGAGTATTAA
- a CDS encoding BT_2262 family domain-containing protein, translating into MRKLTLYIAACLLMALTACEDKATEGLSYASPVPQFVMLGESIELLQQGESYEDAGVKAFEVVDGDTTELSGVEVLTTLEESLPGTYVVNYSVKNSMGDTFHAPVSRKVVVYNDDITGVYHSTVVRDGSVMDMTGVVLIVKVDEGVYSHSDWIGGWYDQYYGYGSRYAFGGFMGIDEAGVVTHKNSSDPWGYAGSINADASFDASTGTIHYVYSWTAGYNFDVTLIKQ; encoded by the coding sequence ATGAGAAAATTAACTTTATATATAGCTGCTTGTTTACTCATGGCATTGACTGCTTGTGAGGATAAAGCAACAGAGGGTTTATCTTATGCTTCTCCAGTTCCTCAGTTTGTAATGTTGGGAGAGTCAATTGAATTGCTTCAACAAGGTGAGTCGTATGAAGACGCTGGTGTTAAGGCATTTGAAGTGGTAGATGGAGATACTACAGAGTTATCAGGTGTTGAGGTACTTACTACTTTGGAAGAGTCTTTACCTGGTACTTATGTTGTGAATTACAGTGTGAAAAACTCGATGGGAGATACTTTCCATGCACCAGTTTCTCGTAAGGTTGTAGTTTATAACGATGATATTACTGGAGTATACCATTCAACAGTAGTAAGAGACGGTAGTGTGATGGATATGACTGGAGTTGTTCTTATCGTGAAAGTTGATGAGGGAGTTTATTCTCATTCAGACTGGATCGGTGGATGGTATGATCAATACTACGGTTATGGTTCACGCTATGCATTCGGTGGGTTTATGGGAATTGATGAAGCAGGCGTTGTAACACATAAAAACTCTAGTGATCCATGGGGGTATGCAGGTTCTATTAATGCAGATGCTAGTTTTGATGCATCTACAGGGACTATCCACTATGTATATTCATGGACTGCAGGTTATAATTTTGATGTAACATTGATTAAGCAATAA
- a CDS encoding SusD/RagB family nutrient-binding outer membrane lipoprotein — MKKSIILASLLSASLVFTSCEDWLDVNTDPNKLSELDQPEVVIPTAQVSIANTMMGWDMGLTGAIWSQYYTQSHNASQFRGIEQYQEVSFAGSYTELTAGALNDLKAVKNMALAKEDKGSYLIGEALSIFTWQLLSDTWGTVPYFEALRGDEGIYSPNFDNGDAIYADLIARCDALLAEDFSDATIVEKNDFVFGHDHGHAVEHWIHFVKSLKLKLMLRQSETSSFNLSETVAYVDANAADFLAESAKIDGSTYFIDKDGSRHPQAELQVGGANFYSTNVLASKTFLDYLRVNADPRLASIYVEGDNGQLGAFQGDFFSTEDSDGNGTLDSDESYSTVEFAYNDDLFIMSMWEVYFNVAEVYARNNDAVSAKMYYDAGVEASLVHHGFGDVAIIEAGGYAEFMAGSVEEMVKQISMQRWVAFAKTQHWEAFLERNRTKYPAVNDIDIAANRQDAFINFPVGDLTISVNGRAKLNGNLPASPIYPQSLLQRNNSATKPGQKSDVGEKIWWDQKAGK, encoded by the coding sequence ATGAAGAAATCAATCATATTAGCATCCTTATTATCGGCATCGCTTGTATTTACAAGTTGTGAAGATTGGTTGGATGTAAATACTGATCCAAACAAATTGAGTGAGTTGGATCAACCAGAAGTTGTTATTCCTACTGCACAAGTAAGTATCGCCAATACAATGATGGGTTGGGATATGGGACTTACTGGAGCTATCTGGAGTCAATATTATACGCAATCTCATAATGCATCTCAATTCCGTGGTATTGAGCAATATCAAGAAGTATCGTTTGCGGGTTCTTATACGGAACTTACAGCAGGTGCTTTGAATGATTTGAAAGCCGTAAAAAATATGGCTTTAGCTAAAGAAGACAAGGGTAGCTATCTAATTGGAGAAGCGCTTTCAATCTTTACTTGGCAATTGCTCTCAGATACTTGGGGTACAGTACCTTATTTTGAAGCATTGAGAGGTGATGAAGGAATTTATTCTCCTAATTTTGATAATGGTGATGCTATTTATGCAGATCTTATCGCAAGATGTGATGCTCTATTGGCTGAAGATTTTTCTGATGCAACTATTGTAGAGAAAAATGACTTTGTTTTTGGTCATGACCATGGACATGCCGTAGAACATTGGATTCACTTTGTAAAATCATTGAAGTTGAAATTGATGCTTCGTCAATCAGAGACATCAAGCTTCAATTTGTCAGAAACGGTAGCTTACGTAGATGCTAATGCGGCTGATTTCCTAGCGGAGTCTGCAAAAATTGATGGATCAACATACTTTATTGATAAAGACGGTTCTCGTCATCCACAAGCAGAGCTTCAAGTAGGAGGTGCAAACTTTTACTCTACAAACGTACTAGCAAGTAAGACATTCTTGGATTACTTGAGAGTAAATGCAGACCCTCGTTTGGCTTCTATTTACGTAGAAGGTGATAACGGACAACTTGGAGCATTCCAAGGTGACTTCTTCTCAACAGAAGATTCAGATGGTAATGGTACATTAGATAGTGATGAATCATACTCAACTGTAGAGTTCGCATACAATGATGATCTATTCATCATGTCTATGTGGGAAGTTTACTTTAACGTAGCTGAAGTTTATGCGCGTAATAACGATGCCGTTTCTGCAAAAATGTATTATGATGCAGGTGTGGAGGCTTCATTAGTTCACCACGGATTTGGTGATGTAGCAATCATTGAAGCAGGTGGATATGCTGAATTTATGGCAGGTTCTGTAGAGGAAATGGTAAAACAAATCTCGATGCAAAGATGGGTTGCTTTCGCGAAAACTCAACATTGGGAGGCATTCTTGGAGCGTAACAGAACAAAGTATCCTGCTGTAAATGATATTGATATTGCAGCGAATCGTCAAGATGCATTTATCAATTTCCCTGTAGGTGATCTTACAATTTCTGTAAACGGTAGAGCGAAATTGAACGGAAATCTTCCAGCTTCTCCAATCTATCCACAAAGCTTGTTGCAACGTAATAATAGTGCAACTAAGCCAGGTCAAAAGTCAGATGTTGGAGAGAAAATCTGGTGGGATCAAAAAGCAGGAAAATAA
- a CDS encoding SusC/RagA family TonB-linked outer membrane protein gives MMRRTLLMLSMIMGVFSMALGQERQVTGTVTDVSGEPLPGVSVLVVGTTTGSITSFEGTYTLKLPEEAISLEFRSVGYKTQQITIGTKTKVDVTLEEDAEQLEEVVVTALGFTKSEKSIGYASTTVSGDDIALSQAVNPMSSLQGKVAGLQITGAADPGSSQNIMIRGANSFGNSQPLIVIDGVPLVNEQNNSGDNLNAYVDFGSGLNALNPDDIESQTILKGAAATALYGSRAANGAIIIVTKSGKNSGGKMRVTYNGNVSVSSIGRIPSRQNEFGQGWSGLHALDENGNWGPRYDGQLRPWGNVVDGQQQVAPFAFQESRYNDYFDLGINYKNAISASGGNENTNYFVSFSQTSQDGIFPEDVDTYKRSTISARGSHKVDRFTVSSSVNFSTEKTRSVPTGQGASAYNSIFEIAENLSIVDLKDYNSKFNNLDNYFTPYGINPYYSLFENGAEQEKHKLFGKVEMSYNLRDNLSVKYRFGGDVESSTEEYWTAKIKFTPGAPNEGSSAETDGNYRMVTKSRYEVNHDAFLNFNPTISDDFTLSAIVGTNINDRFYTRLTGEVQALDVDGFYNLGNGLADALASQYQRRRRLIGAFATVDMSYKNYLFLNVVARNDWSSTLPKENNSFFYPGATLGFVFTDFLEEKNVMGTDFLNFGKLRVAYGMTGNDAAPYQVNPAFVTGNVYMPGYSNVDNLTLPLGGVNSYMVSNQLGSLDLQPELTKELEFGIDLRFFNERFNIDASYYDRTTEGMIAVLPLDPTTGYTSQIANLADVNNKGIELMLDMTPIKTNDLSLNFVYTFTKNESEVLEVPTSEVFLSGFGGAGIYAVPGMPMGVFKTSRARTVMLDAEGREVSEGGTLHTVVDGNGNVLPTTEEEFTNKDVNEDFAMGLKSTLTYKGFSIGATLDWRHGGHMYSRTKDYMHWTGSAVESTYNDRNPFIVPNSVVDNGNGTYSENTTPVTANTFHNFYNDYGAFESSEYAIIDRSFLKLREVVLSYNVPSKVVQKYGMQALRLGFNVGNILLWTPADNPYIDPEATSFGSNVGARFGEFMSNPPRESYTFSLSATF, from the coding sequence ATGATGAGAAGAACACTTTTAATGTTGTCCATGATCATGGGGGTATTCTCTATGGCCCTTGGACAAGAAAGACAGGTAACAGGAACTGTTACTGATGTATCAGGAGAACCTTTACCGGGTGTCTCAGTACTAGTAGTAGGAACAACTACTGGTTCAATAACAAGCTTCGAAGGTACTTACACTTTAAAACTTCCAGAAGAGGCAATTAGCCTTGAGTTTAGAAGTGTAGGGTATAAAACACAACAAATTACTATTGGCACAAAAACTAAAGTAGATGTTACTTTAGAAGAAGATGCAGAACAATTGGAAGAAGTAGTGGTAACTGCACTAGGTTTTACGAAATCAGAGAAATCTATTGGTTATGCATCTACTACAGTTTCTGGGGATGATATTGCTTTGTCTCAAGCAGTAAACCCAATGAGTTCATTACAAGGTAAAGTAGCAGGTCTTCAAATTACAGGTGCTGCTGACCCAGGTTCATCACAAAATATTATGATTCGTGGTGCTAACTCATTTGGAAATAGCCAGCCTCTTATTGTAATTGATGGTGTACCATTGGTAAATGAGCAAAACAATAGTGGAGACAATCTTAATGCTTATGTTGATTTTGGTTCTGGTTTGAATGCTTTGAACCCAGATGATATTGAGAGTCAAACAATCTTGAAAGGTGCGGCAGCAACAGCATTGTACGGTTCTCGTGCAGCAAATGGTGCGATTATTATCGTGACTAAGTCTGGTAAAAATTCAGGAGGGAAAATGAGAGTTACTTACAATGGTAACGTTAGTGTCTCTTCAATTGGTCGTATTCCTAGTCGTCAGAATGAGTTTGGACAAGGTTGGTCTGGATTACATGCTCTAGATGAAAATGGAAACTGGGGACCTCGTTATGATGGTCAACTTCGTCCTTGGGGTAACGTTGTAGATGGTCAACAACAAGTAGCTCCATTTGCATTCCAAGAAAGCAGATACAATGATTATTTTGACTTAGGTATTAATTATAAAAATGCTATCTCAGCTTCAGGAGGAAATGAAAATACAAACTATTTTGTTTCATTCTCTCAAACAAGTCAAGACGGTATCTTCCCTGAAGATGTAGATACATATAAGCGTAGTACTATTTCAGCTAGAGGTAGCCATAAAGTAGATCGTTTTACAGTTTCTTCTTCTGTTAACTTTAGTACAGAGAAGACTCGTTCGGTACCTACAGGACAAGGAGCTTCAGCTTATAACTCTATTTTTGAGATTGCAGAGAACCTTTCAATTGTAGACTTGAAAGACTATAATTCTAAGTTTAATAACTTAGATAACTACTTTACACCATATGGTATAAATCCTTATTACTCTCTATTCGAGAATGGTGCAGAGCAAGAAAAGCACAAATTATTCGGTAAAGTAGAAATGTCTTACAATTTAAGAGACAACTTGAGCGTAAAGTACCGTTTTGGTGGTGACGTAGAGTCATCAACAGAAGAGTACTGGACAGCTAAGATCAAGTTTACTCCAGGTGCTCCTAATGAAGGAAGTTCTGCAGAAACTGATGGTAACTACAGAATGGTTACAAAGTCTCGTTACGAAGTTAACCACGATGCTTTCTTAAACTTCAACCCTACTATTTCAGATGACTTCACGTTGTCTGCAATTGTTGGTACGAACATCAATGATAGATTCTATACTAGATTAACAGGTGAGGTTCAAGCATTAGATGTTGATGGTTTCTATAACTTAGGAAATGGATTAGCAGATGCACTTGCATCCCAGTACCAACGTAGACGTCGTTTGATTGGTGCTTTTGCAACAGTTGATATGTCTTACAAAAACTACTTGTTCTTGAACGTAGTAGCACGTAATGACTGGTCTTCAACTCTTCCAAAAGAGAATAATTCGTTCTTCTACCCGGGTGCAACGCTTGGATTTGTATTCACGGATTTCTTGGAAGAGAAAAATGTGATGGGAACAGACTTCTTGAACTTTGGTAAGTTGCGTGTAGCTTACGGTATGACGGGTAACGATGCTGCTCCATATCAAGTTAATCCTGCTTTTGTGACAGGTAATGTTTATATGCCTGGTTACTCAAATGTAGACAACTTAACATTACCTCTAGGTGGTGTAAACTCTTATATGGTTTCTAACCAATTAGGTAGTCTTGATCTACAACCAGAGCTTACAAAAGAGCTTGAATTTGGTATTGATCTTCGTTTCTTCAATGAAAGATTTAATATCGATGCATCTTATTACGACAGAACTACAGAAGGTATGATTGCTGTATTACCTCTAGATCCAACTACAGGTTACACAAGTCAAATCGCCAACTTAGCAGATGTGAATAACAAAGGTATCGAGTTGATGTTGGATATGACTCCAATCAAAACAAATGACCTTTCATTGAACTTTGTATATACTTTCACTAAGAATGAAAGTGAAGTACTTGAGGTACCAACAAGTGAAGTATTCTTAAGTGGATTTGGTGGTGCAGGTATTTACGCAGTACCAGGTATGCCAATGGGGGTATTCAAAACAAGTAGAGCTCGTACTGTAATGTTGGATGCTGAAGGACGTGAAGTTTCAGAAGGAGGAACACTTCATACAGTTGTAGATGGTAATGGTAATGTTTTGCCTACTACTGAAGAAGAGTTTACGAACAAAGACGTAAACGAAGACTTTGCAATGGGATTGAAATCTACATTGACGTATAAAGGATTCTCGATTGGAGCTACACTAGATTGGAGACATGGTGGTCATATGTATTCTAGAACAAAAGACTACATGCACTGGACTGGTAGTGCAGTTGAATCTACTTATAATGACCGTAACCCATTTATCGTACCTAATTCAGTAGTTGATAATGGTAACGGAACATATAGTGAAAATACTACTCCAGTAACAGCAAATACATTCCACAACTTCTATAACGATTATGGTGCATTCGAATCTTCAGAATATGCAATCATTGATCGTTCATTCCTTAAACTTCGTGAAGTAGTTTTAAGCTACAATGTACCAAGTAAAGTTGTACAAAAATACGGAATGCAAGCTTTACGCTTAGGTTTCAATGTAGGTAACATTTTGTTATGGACACCTGCAGACAACCCATATATTGATCCTGAAGCTACGTCATTTGGTAGCAATGTGGGAGCGAGATTTGGTGAGTTTATGTCTAACCCTCCTCGTGAGTCTTATACTTTCAGTTTGTCAGCAACATTCTAA